The Pseudomonas parafulva genome includes a window with the following:
- the gltA gene encoding citrate synthase: MADKKAQLVIEGTAPVELPILTGTVGPDVIDVRGLGATGHFTFDPGFMATASCESKITYIDGDKGILLHRGYPIEQLAEQSDYLETCYLLLNGELPNAEQKAQFVSTVKNHTMVHEQLKTFFNGFRRDAHPMAVMCGVVGALSAFYHDSLDINNPQHREISAVRLVAKMPTLAAMVYKYSMGQPMMYPRNDLSYAENFLHMMFNTPCEIKPISPVLAKAMDRIFILHADHEQNASTSTVRLAGSSGANPFACIAAGIAALWGPAHGGANEAVLTMLDEIGDVSNIDTFIAKAKDKNDPFKLMGFGHRVYKNRDPRATVMKQTCDEVLRELGIKNDPQLELAMRLEEIALTDPYFIERSLYPNVDFYSGIILKAIGIPTSMFTVIFALARTVGWISHWKEMLSSPYKIGRPRQLYTGEAKRDIVALSDRK; this comes from the coding sequence ATGGCTGACAAAAAAGCGCAGTTGGTCATCGAGGGCACTGCCCCCGTCGAGCTGCCCATTTTAACCGGCACGGTTGGTCCTGATGTAATCGACGTCCGCGGGTTGGGGGCCACTGGTCACTTCACCTTCGACCCTGGTTTCATGGCAACGGCCTCGTGCGAGTCGAAGATCACCTACATCGACGGCGACAAGGGTATCCTGCTGCATCGCGGCTATCCCATCGAACAACTGGCCGAACAGTCCGACTACCTCGAGACCTGCTACCTGCTGCTCAACGGCGAACTCCCCAATGCCGAGCAGAAAGCCCAGTTCGTCAGCACCGTCAAGAACCACACCATGGTTCACGAACAGCTCAAGACGTTCTTCAACGGCTTCCGCCGCGACGCTCACCCGATGGCGGTGATGTGCGGTGTGGTCGGCGCCCTGTCGGCCTTCTACCACGACTCCCTGGACATCAATAACCCGCAACACCGCGAAATTTCCGCGGTGCGCCTGGTCGCAAAGATGCCGACCCTGGCCGCGATGGTGTACAAGTATTCCATGGGGCAGCCCATGATGTACCCGCGCAACGACCTGTCGTATGCGGAAAACTTCCTGCACATGATGTTCAACACCCCGTGCGAGATCAAACCGATCAGCCCGGTGCTGGCCAAGGCAATGGACCGGATCTTCATCCTCCACGCCGACCACGAGCAGAACGCCTCCACCTCCACCGTGCGCCTGGCAGGTTCGTCGGGTGCCAACCCGTTCGCCTGCATCGCTGCCGGCATCGCGGCACTCTGGGGCCCGGCCCACGGCGGTGCCAACGAAGCGGTACTGACCATGCTCGATGAGATTGGCGATGTGTCCAACATCGACACCTTCATCGCCAAGGCCAAGGACAAGAACGATCCGTTCAAGCTCATGGGCTTCGGCCATCGCGTCTACAAGAACCGCGACCCGCGCGCCACCGTGATGAAGCAGACCTGCGACGAAGTCCTGCGCGAGCTGGGCATCAAGAACGACCCGCAGCTCGAACTGGCCATGCGCCTGGAAGAGATCGCCCTGACCGATCCTTACTTCATCGAGCGCTCGCTGTACCCGAACGTCGACTTCTACTCGGGCATCATCCTGAAGGCCATCGGCATTCCGACCAGCATGTTCACCGTGATCTTTGCCCTGGCGCGCACCGTAGGCTGGATTTCGCACTGGAAAGAAATGCTCTCCAGCCCGTACAAGATCGGCCGCCCGCGCCAGCTGTACACCGGCGAGGCGAAGCGCGACATCGTGGCACTGAGCGACCGCAAGTAA
- a CDS encoding START domain-containing protein: MRSFKRIALLCGVSVLFAPVALAENWQVAKDEEGIKVSLSEVPGSKYKAYRGVTVIKAPLAKVQALQEDVAGACAWIHECKLQKLLKHEGDQSWTYTQFNTPWPVTPRDSVLRVTTVKSADGSLTRNLVEEPAYVPEEKGFVRVAKVDGFWKLVPKGDSTEVTYQVHTEPGGSVPAMVANKFVVEAPFNTLKALRARAEKN; the protein is encoded by the coding sequence ATGAGATCGTTCAAGCGTATTGCGCTGCTGTGTGGCGTCAGTGTTCTGTTTGCACCTGTTGCCTTGGCTGAAAACTGGCAGGTGGCCAAGGACGAGGAGGGCATCAAGGTCTCTCTCAGTGAAGTGCCGGGCTCCAAGTACAAGGCTTACCGAGGCGTGACCGTCATCAAGGCGCCGCTGGCCAAGGTTCAGGCGTTGCAGGAGGATGTGGCCGGGGCTTGTGCCTGGATTCACGAGTGCAAGTTGCAGAAACTGCTCAAGCATGAGGGTGACCAGAGCTGGACCTACACCCAGTTCAATACACCCTGGCCTGTGACACCACGCGACTCCGTGCTGCGTGTAACCACGGTCAAGAGTGCCGATGGCAGCCTTACGCGCAACCTCGTCGAAGAGCCTGCCTACGTGCCCGAGGAGAAGGGCTTCGTGCGGGTGGCGAAGGTGGACGGTTTCTGGAAGCTGGTGCCCAAGGGTGACAGCACGGAGGTCACGTACCAGGTGCATACCGAGCCAGGCGGCAGTGTGCCGGCGATGGTTGCCAACAAGTTCGTGGTGGAAGCGCCGTTCAATACGCTCAAGGCGCTTCGGGCGCGCGCTGAGAAAAACTGA
- a CDS encoding YkgJ family cysteine cluster protein yields MKCREGCGACCIAPSITSAMPLMPEGKPAGVRCLHLTPANLCDLFGKPERPAVCGGFKADPEVCGADNEEAIRILGWWERVTAA; encoded by the coding sequence ATGAAATGCCGCGAAGGCTGCGGCGCCTGTTGCATCGCGCCATCCATCACCTCAGCCATGCCACTGATGCCCGAGGGCAAGCCGGCAGGGGTGAGGTGTCTGCACCTTACCCCTGCGAACCTGTGCGACCTGTTCGGCAAACCCGAGCGGCCGGCGGTCTGTGGCGGTTTCAAGGCCGATCCCGAGGTGTGCGGCGCTGACAATGAAGAGGCGATCAGGATTCTGGGCTGGTGGGAGCGGGTAACGGCGGCGTGA
- a CDS encoding PLP-dependent aminotransferase family protein, translating to MTNLLLYQRIAQQLAEDIRRGVYQPGERVPSVRKMSAQLNVSHATVLQAYANLEDQGLIRARPQSGYYVHQTPALTAPTPDIARVERPGLVTRASIIQQVLTEARRDGVFAFGAAVPHVDYLPVRALHQQLAKVTRFHSPRAFSYMFSPGFEPLRRQIAIRMRDAGVLVDPQEVIVTHGCVDALQMSLRVLTKPGDLIAAESPTYYGLLQLADLLGLKVIEIPSDPSTGISLEALQLAANQWSIKALVLTARLSNPLGGTVPEERQKQLLRLASDYDIQIVEDDIYGELMFEQGKTKALKAFDRLDRVIYCSSFSKTLSPGVRVGWMIAGRYQDEIQRLQTFTTHSACSVTQMAVAAYLENGGYDRHLRFIRQEYRKNLSAYQLAVQQHFPEGTQMTRPTGGFILWVSLPGRVNTQELHVRALEQGISIAPGLIFSNTEQFNHCIRLNCGIPWNKEAERAVITLGLLAQQLCREPATPLL from the coding sequence ATGACCAACCTGCTGTTATACCAGCGTATCGCCCAGCAACTGGCCGAAGACATCCGGCGCGGTGTCTACCAGCCAGGCGAACGGGTGCCTTCGGTGCGCAAGATGAGTGCACAGCTCAATGTCAGCCATGCCACCGTCCTGCAAGCGTATGCCAACCTGGAGGACCAGGGGTTGATTCGCGCGCGTCCCCAGTCTGGCTATTATGTGCACCAGACCCCGGCGCTAACGGCGCCCACGCCGGACATCGCGCGCGTGGAGCGCCCCGGTCTGGTGACCCGGGCCAGCATCATCCAGCAGGTGCTGACCGAGGCGCGCCGCGATGGCGTATTCGCCTTCGGCGCGGCCGTGCCACATGTCGACTATCTGCCCGTGCGAGCCTTGCACCAGCAACTGGCCAAGGTGACACGCTTTCACAGCCCGCGCGCCTTCAGCTACATGTTCAGCCCAGGCTTCGAGCCCCTGCGTCGGCAGATCGCCATTCGCATGCGCGACGCCGGCGTGCTGGTCGACCCTCAGGAGGTGATCGTCACCCATGGCTGTGTCGATGCGTTACAGATGTCGCTGCGTGTGCTCACCAAGCCCGGCGACCTGATCGCGGCCGAGTCGCCGACCTACTACGGTCTTCTGCAATTGGCGGACTTGCTCGGATTGAAAGTGATCGAGATCCCCAGCGACCCCTCGACCGGCATCAGTCTCGAGGCCTTGCAATTGGCCGCCAACCAATGGTCCATCAAGGCGTTGGTGTTGACCGCGCGGTTGAGCAACCCGCTAGGAGGGACCGTTCCCGAAGAGCGGCAAAAGCAGTTGCTGCGCCTGGCATCGGACTACGACATCCAGATCGTCGAAGATGACATCTATGGCGAGTTGATGTTCGAGCAGGGCAAGACCAAGGCTTTGAAAGCGTTCGATCGTCTGGACAGGGTCATCTACTGCTCAAGCTTCTCCAAGACGCTCTCGCCTGGCGTGCGAGTGGGCTGGATGATTGCCGGCCGCTACCAGGACGAGATCCAGCGCTTGCAGACCTTCACCACCCATTCGGCGTGCAGCGTGACCCAGATGGCGGTAGCGGCTTACCTGGAAAACGGTGGTTATGATCGCCATCTTCGCTTCATTCGCCAGGAGTACCGCAAGAACCTCAGTGCGTATCAGTTGGCGGTGCAGCAGCACTTCCCGGAGGGCACTCAGATGACGCGCCCAACGGGCGGCTTCATTCTGTGGGTGAGCTTGCCTGGCCGGGTCAATACCCAGGAGCTGCACGTGCGGGCGCTGGAGCAGGGGATCAGCATCGCGCCGGGGCTGATTTTCAGCAACACCGAACAGTTCAACCACTGTATCCGCCTGAACTGCGGGATTCCATGGAACAAGGAGGCCGAGCGCGCAGTCATCACCTTGGGACTACTGGCACAACAATTGTGCAGAGAGCCTGCAACCCCGCTTTTGTGA
- a CDS encoding OmpA family protein: protein MARGSFTVLTLLALAAGLTGCASQRSTAALDQAAASFQKVKDDSDVLRSAPRDVIRAGESLSRAERLSSYMGTGADVRHYAYLSQRYSEIASEHAKLALNQERQAKLDLERQRLQLALREAKLASVQQQGKWVESQIVALASEQPDRGLVMTLGDVLFDTGSADLKNSASRTVLKLVQFLQLNPRRIVRIEGYTDSTGTPEENLKLSRDRAQAVADMLADLGIDEKRMQVEGYGDQYPVEVNASERGRAQNRRVEIVFSDDKGKLAPAR from the coding sequence ATGGCGCGTGGTTCTTTCACGGTACTGACGTTGCTGGCCCTTGCAGCAGGCCTGACCGGTTGCGCCAGCCAGCGCAGCACGGCCGCGCTGGATCAAGCCGCTGCCAGCTTCCAGAAGGTCAAGGACGACTCGGATGTGCTGCGCAGCGCGCCGCGTGATGTGATCCGCGCTGGCGAGTCGCTGTCGCGCGCCGAGCGTTTGTCCAGCTACATGGGTACCGGTGCCGATGTGCGCCATTACGCCTACCTCAGTCAACGCTATAGCGAAATTGCCAGTGAGCACGCCAAGCTTGCGCTGAATCAGGAACGCCAGGCCAAGCTCGACTTGGAACGCCAACGGCTGCAATTGGCGCTGCGCGAGGCCAAGCTGGCCAGCGTGCAGCAACAGGGCAAATGGGTCGAGTCGCAGATCGTCGCACTGGCGTCGGAGCAGCCCGACCGTGGCTTGGTCATGACGCTGGGTGACGTACTGTTCGATACCGGCAGCGCCGATCTCAAGAACTCGGCCAGCCGGACGGTGCTCAAGCTTGTGCAGTTCCTCCAGCTCAACCCCCGCCGCATAGTGCGCATCGAAGGTTATACCGACAGCACTGGCACGCCTGAAGAGAATCTCAAGCTGTCCCGCGACCGGGCGCAGGCCGTGGCCGATATGCTGGCCGACCTGGGCATCGATGAAAAACGGATGCAAGTCGAGGGCTATGGCGACCAATACCCGGTTGAGGTCAACGCCTCGGAGCGGGGTAGGGCGCAGAATCGACGGGTCGAGATCGTGTTCTCCGACGACAAGGGCAAGCTCGCGCCAGCACGCTGA
- a CDS encoding DUF4398 domain-containing protein, whose translation MKTQPLILAMAVLALAGCANDPVPDEQMRLSEQALEQAKAVGATDQVEAFKLAEDKLGRARTNMLTQDFRDARMRAEQAELDARLAEAQVLNQKSDEQLQLLQSRIKRLRKQLEVQP comes from the coding sequence GTGAAAACCCAACCTTTAATCCTTGCCATGGCCGTGCTTGCCCTGGCTGGCTGCGCCAACGACCCTGTCCCGGATGAGCAGATGCGCCTCTCCGAACAGGCCCTGGAACAAGCAAAAGCGGTTGGTGCTACCGACCAGGTCGAAGCGTTCAAGCTGGCCGAAGACAAACTGGGACGTGCTCGTACAAACATGCTCACACAGGATTTTCGCGACGCTCGCATGCGCGCCGAACAGGCTGAGCTCGATGCTCGGCTGGCCGAGGCACAAGTGTTGAACCAAAAGAGCGATGAGCAGTTGCAACTGCTGCAATCGAGGATTAAGCGCCTGCGCAAACAATTGGAGGTGCAGCCATGA
- a CDS encoding substrate-binding periplasmic protein — protein sequence MRLGATGRTLACMTVLVSPLAMAAGKCERLVATGSPDAPPYSWQDPKDPKHLIGANVDLLRQVAGKLGIKVEVLNAGRRDQALEEVRSGRMDLLLDAPLQVEQLTSLDYIHPPLQLNEYLVWTRHDAELTFDGPADLARYRGSLSERARLTPAFTAFAKDQLKPVMAQNLTQAFQKLVLGQVDYVLAGRYSGMAMVQSLGMNDALIARGLPVDRPGLYVALSHDSACNDSWLRGHLAEKLTELPISGTSDAVLQTNLERWKAQLQAQGDAPKH from the coding sequence ATGAGGTTGGGTGCAACGGGCAGGACGCTGGCCTGCATGACAGTTCTGGTATCGCCACTGGCGATGGCGGCAGGCAAGTGCGAACGCCTGGTGGCCACCGGCAGCCCCGACGCGCCGCCCTATTCGTGGCAGGATCCTAAAGACCCTAAGCACCTGATTGGCGCCAACGTCGACTTGCTGCGCCAAGTCGCGGGCAAGCTGGGTATCAAGGTGGAAGTGCTCAATGCCGGCCGGCGCGATCAGGCCCTTGAGGAGGTGCGCAGCGGGCGCATGGATCTGCTGCTCGATGCGCCGTTGCAAGTTGAGCAATTGACATCGCTGGACTACATCCACCCGCCGTTGCAACTCAATGAGTATCTGGTATGGACGCGGCACGATGCCGAGTTGACCTTCGATGGCCCAGCCGACCTGGCGCGGTATCGGGGAAGTCTTTCGGAGCGAGCGCGGTTGACCCCCGCGTTCACCGCGTTTGCCAAAGACCAGTTGAAACCGGTGATGGCGCAGAATCTGACCCAGGCCTTTCAGAAGTTGGTACTCGGCCAAGTAGACTACGTGCTAGCCGGTCGTTACTCGGGCATGGCCATGGTCCAGAGCCTGGGCATGAACGATGCCCTGATTGCCCGCGGCCTACCCGTTGATCGACCCGGGCTTTACGTGGCGCTGTCCCATGACTCGGCGTGCAACGACAGTTGGCTGCGTGGGCATTTGGCGGAAAAACTGACAGAATTGCCCATCTCCGGTACGTCCGATGCTGTGCTGCAGACCAATCTCGAGCGCTGGAAGGCGCAATTGCAGGCGCAGGGCGACGCCCCCAAACACTAG
- a CDS encoding electron transfer flavoprotein subunit alpha/FixB family protein, with protein MTILVVAEYENGAVAPSTLNTVAAAAKIGGDVHVLVAGHNVGAIGESAAKIAGVAKVLVADNASYAHALPENVAPLIVELAQGYSHVLAPATTNGKNTLPRVAALLDVDQISEIISVESADTFKRPIYAGNAIATVQSSASVKVITVRTTGFDAVAAEGGAAAVEAVGAAHDAGISAFVSEELAKSDRPELTAAKIVVSGGRGMGNGDNFSHLYSLADKLGAAVGASRAAVDAGFVPNDMQVGQTGKIVAPQLYIAVGISGAIQHLAGMKDSKVIVAINKDEEAPIFQVADYGLVADLFEAVPELEKLV; from the coding sequence ATGACTATCCTGGTTGTCGCTGAATACGAGAACGGTGCCGTTGCGCCGTCCACCCTCAATACCGTTGCTGCTGCCGCCAAGATTGGTGGTGACGTGCACGTACTGGTCGCCGGTCACAATGTAGGTGCCATTGGCGAATCCGCCGCCAAGATCGCCGGCGTGGCCAAGGTTCTGGTCGCCGATAATGCCTCTTACGCCCATGCGCTGCCCGAGAACGTTGCGCCGTTGATCGTCGAGCTTGCCCAGGGCTACAGCCACGTGCTGGCCCCGGCCACCACCAATGGCAAGAACACCCTGCCGCGCGTTGCAGCGCTGCTGGACGTCGATCAGATCTCCGAAATCATCTCGGTCGAATCTGCCGACACCTTCAAGCGCCCGATCTACGCGGGTAACGCCATCGCTACCGTGCAGTCGAGCGCCAGCGTGAAGGTCATCACCGTGCGCACGACCGGCTTTGATGCCGTGGCTGCCGAGGGTGGCGCCGCCGCTGTCGAGGCGGTGGGTGCTGCCCATGATGCTGGCATCTCGGCGTTCGTTTCCGAAGAGCTGGCCAAGTCCGATCGCCCTGAGCTGACCGCTGCCAAAATCGTCGTTTCCGGCGGGCGCGGCATGGGTAACGGCGATAACTTCAGCCACCTGTACAGCCTGGCCGACAAACTGGGTGCCGCTGTTGGCGCTTCCCGTGCAGCGGTCGATGCGGGCTTCGTGCCCAACGACATGCAGGTCGGCCAGACCGGCAAGATCGTCGCTCCGCAGTTGTACATCGCCGTCGGTATCTCGGGCGCCATCCAGCACCTGGCCGGTATGAAGGATTCCAAGGTGATCGTGGCGATCAACAAGGACGAAGAAGCACCGATCTTCCAGGTTGCCGACTACGGCCTGGTTGCCGACCTGTTCGAAGCCGTGCCGGAGCTGGAAAAGCTGGTCTGA
- a CDS encoding electron transfer flavoprotein subunit beta/FixA family protein — MKVLVAVKRVVDYNVKVRVKADNSGVDLANVKMSMNPFCEIAVEEAVRLKEKGVATEIVVVSVGPTTAQEQLRTALALGADRAILVEAADELNSLAVAKALKAVVDKEQPQLVILGKQAIDSDNNQTGQMLAALTGYAQGTFASKVEVAGDKLNVTREIDGGLQTVALNLPAIVTTDLRLNEPRYASLPNIMKAKKKPLETLTPDALGVSLASTNKTLKVEAPAARGAGIKVKSVAELVEKLKNEAKVI; from the coding sequence ATGAAGGTTCTTGTAGCTGTCAAACGAGTGGTCGACTACAACGTCAAGGTTCGCGTCAAGGCGGACAACTCCGGCGTCGACCTTGCTAACGTCAAGATGTCCATGAACCCCTTCTGCGAAATTGCCGTGGAAGAGGCCGTTCGCCTGAAAGAAAAAGGCGTTGCGACCGAGATCGTCGTCGTATCCGTCGGCCCGACTACCGCCCAGGAGCAGTTGCGTACCGCCCTGGCGCTGGGTGCCGACCGCGCCATCCTGGTCGAAGCAGCCGACGAACTGAACTCCCTGGCTGTGGCCAAGGCGCTCAAGGCCGTGGTCGACAAGGAGCAGCCGCAGCTGGTCATCCTCGGCAAGCAGGCCATCGACAGTGACAACAACCAGACTGGCCAGATGCTCGCCGCACTGACCGGTTACGCCCAGGGCACTTTCGCGTCCAAGGTCGAAGTCGCTGGCGACAAGCTCAACGTCACCCGTGAAATCGACGGCGGCCTGCAAACCGTCGCGCTCAACCTGCCGGCCATCGTCACCACCGACCTGCGCCTGAACGAGCCGCGCTACGCGTCGTTGCCCAACATCATGAAGGCCAAGAAGAAGCCGCTCGAGACCCTGACGCCGGATGCGCTGGGCGTTTCCCTGGCCTCTACCAACAAGACCCTGAAAGTGGAAGCACCCGCTGCCCGTGGCGCTGGCATCAAGGTCAAATCGGTGGCCGAACTGGTCGAGAAGCTGAAGAACGAAGCGAAGGTAATCTAA
- a CDS encoding electron transfer flavoprotein-ubiquinone oxidoreductase, which produces MEREYMEFDVVIVGAGPAGLSAACRLKQKAAEAGSEISVCVVEKGSEVGAHILSGAVFEPRALNELFPDWKALGAPLNTEVKRDDIYVLKDAGSATKVPDLFVPKTMHNQGNYIISLGNLCRWLAQQAENLGVEIYPGFAAQEALFDEDGVVRGIVTGDLGVDREGQPKEGLYTPGMELRAKYTLFAEGCRGHIGKQLIKRFKLDSDSDVQHYGIGLKELWEIDPAKHQQGLVVHTAGWPLDVMAKDNTGGSFLYHLENNQVVVGLIVDLSYANPYLSPFDEFQRLKHHPVISQYLEGGKRISYGARALAKGGINSLPKMVFKGGALIGCDLGTMNVAKIKGSHTAMKSGMLAAEAVADALIAGSEGGDQLDGYVSAFKASWLHEELFASRNFGPAMHKFGPLLGAAFNYIDQNWFAGKLPFTLRDTKPDYACLKLAADSQKIEYPKPDGKLSFDKLSSVFLSSTNHEEEQPCHLKLADPTIPIASNLPLYDEPAQRYCPAGVYEVVTQDDGSKRFQINAQNCVHCKTCDIKDPAQNITWVTPEGAGGPNYPNM; this is translated from the coding sequence GTGGAACGCGAATACATGGAATTCGACGTGGTCATCGTCGGCGCCGGCCCGGCGGGCCTGTCCGCCGCCTGCCGCCTGAAGCAGAAGGCCGCCGAAGCCGGTAGCGAAATCAGCGTCTGCGTGGTGGAAAAAGGCTCCGAAGTCGGTGCCCATATTCTCTCCGGCGCCGTGTTCGAGCCACGCGCCCTGAACGAGCTGTTCCCGGACTGGAAGGCGCTGGGCGCGCCGCTGAACACCGAGGTCAAGCGTGACGACATCTACGTGCTCAAGGATGCCGGCAGCGCCACCAAGGTACCTGACCTGTTCGTGCCCAAGACCATGCACAACCAGGGCAATTACATCATCTCGCTGGGCAACCTGTGCCGCTGGCTGGCCCAGCAGGCCGAGAACCTGGGTGTCGAGATCTACCCAGGTTTCGCAGCCCAGGAAGCGCTGTTCGACGAAGACGGCGTCGTACGCGGCATCGTCACAGGCGACCTGGGGGTCGATCGCGAAGGCCAGCCCAAGGAAGGCTTGTACACGCCAGGCATGGAATTGCGCGCCAAATACACCTTGTTCGCCGAAGGCTGCCGTGGCCACATCGGCAAGCAACTGATCAAGCGCTTCAAACTGGACAGCGATTCGGACGTGCAGCACTACGGTATCGGGCTCAAGGAACTGTGGGAAATCGACCCAGCCAAACACCAGCAAGGCCTGGTGGTGCACACCGCCGGCTGGCCGCTGGACGTCATGGCCAAGGACAACACCGGTGGCTCGTTCCTCTACCATCTGGAGAACAACCAGGTGGTCGTCGGGCTGATCGTCGACCTGTCCTATGCCAACCCCTACCTGTCGCCCTTCGACGAGTTCCAGCGCCTGAAGCACCACCCGGTGATCAGCCAGTACCTCGAAGGCGGCAAACGCATCAGCTATGGTGCGCGCGCGCTGGCCAAGGGCGGCATCAACTCGCTGCCCAAGATGGTATTCAAAGGCGGCGCCCTGATCGGCTGCGACCTGGGTACCATGAACGTTGCCAAGATCAAGGGCAGCCATACGGCCATGAAGTCGGGGATGCTCGCTGCAGAGGCCGTCGCTGACGCCCTGATCGCCGGCAGTGAGGGCGGTGACCAGCTAGACGGCTATGTCAGCGCCTTCAAGGCCAGCTGGCTGCATGAAGAACTGTTCGCCAGCCGCAACTTCGGCCCGGCCATGCACAAGTTCGGCCCGTTGCTGGGTGCTGCGTTCAACTACATCGACCAGAACTGGTTCGCCGGCAAGCTGCCCTTCACGCTGCGCGACACCAAGCCTGACTATGCCTGCCTGAAGCTGGCCGCAGACTCGCAAAAGATCGAATACCCCAAGCCCGACGGCAAGCTCAGCTTCGACAAGCTCAGCTCGGTGTTCCTGTCCAGCACCAACCATGAAGAAGAGCAGCCCTGCCACCTGAAGCTGGCCGACCCGACCATTCCGATCGCCAGTAACCTGCCGCTGTATGACGAACCTGCCCAGCGTTATTGCCCGGCAGGCGTCTACGAAGTAGTCACTCAGGACGATGGCAGCAAGCGTTTCCAGATCAACGCGCAGAACTGCGTGCACTGCAAGACGTGCGATATCAAGGACCCGGCCCAGAACATCACCTGGGTCACGCCCGAAGGCGCTGGCGGGCCCAACTACCCGAACATGTAG